The Arachis hypogaea cultivar Tifrunner chromosome 19, arahy.Tifrunner.gnm2.J5K5, whole genome shotgun sequence genome has a window encoding:
- the LOC112775419 gene encoding probable CCR4-associated factor 1 homolog 7, whose translation MPLLPKSETIQIREVWDSNLEEEFALIRDIVDDYPYVAMDTEFPGIVLRPVGNFKNSHDYHYQTLKDNVDMLKLIQLGLTFSDEFGNLPAADASGEDQRSCIWQFNFREFNVNEDVFANDSIELLRQSGIDFSKNNRDGIDARRFGELLMSSGIVLNDAIHWVTFHSGYDFGYLLKLLTCQNLPETQAGFFNLINMYFPRVYDIKHLMKFCNSLHGGLNKLAELLEVERVGICHQAGSDSLLTSSTFLKLKENFFSGSLEKYAGVLFGLGNDGGSGGYSSNSYVH comes from the coding sequence ATGCCGCTTCTTCCGAAGAGCGAGACAATCCAGATCCGGGAGGTTTGGGACTCTAATCTCGAAGAAGAATTCGCCCTAATCCGCGACATCGTCGATGACTACCCTTACGTGGCAATGGACACAGAGTTCCCCGGGATCGTTCTCCGCCCCGTCGGAAACTTCAAGAACAGCCACGACTACCATTACCAAACCCTAAAGGACAACGTGGACATGCTCAAACTCATCCAATTAGGTCTCACCTTCTCCGATGAATTCGGCAACCTTCCCGCCGCCGATGCATCCGGCGAAGACCAGCGCAGCTGCATATGGCAGTTCAACTTCCGGGAATTCAACGTCAACGAGGACGTTTTCGCGAACGACTCAATCGAGCTTCTTCGCCAGAGCGGAATCGATTTCAGCAAGAACAACCGAGACGGCATTGACGCTCGTCGTTTCGGTGAGCTTCTAATGTCTTCTGGAATAGTCCTAAACGACGCCATTCACTGGGTTACGTTCCACAGCGGTTACGATTTCGGTTACCTGTTGAAGCTTCTCACGTGCCAGAACCTTCCAGAAACACAAGCTGGTTTCTTTAATTTGATCAACATGTATTTCCCTAGGGTTTATGATATTAAGCATTTGATGAAGTTTTGCAATTCATTGCATGGTGGTTTGAATAAGCTTGCGGAGTTGTTGGAGGTTGAGAGGGTTGGGATTTGCCACCAGGCCGGTTCCGATAGCTTGCTTACGTCAAGCACTTTTCTGAAGCTGAAGGAGAATTTCTTCAGTGGGTCGCTGGAGAAGTATGCCGGTGTTTTGTTTGGATTGGGCAACGACGGCGGCAGTGGCGGTTATAGCTCTAATTCTTATGTTCATTGA